Proteins encoded within one genomic window of Oncorhynchus keta strain PuntledgeMale-10-30-2019 unplaced genomic scaffold, Oket_V2 Un_scaffold_3114_pilon_pilon, whole genome shotgun sequence:
- the LOC118372197 gene encoding cAMP-regulated phosphoprotein 19-like, with amino-acid sequence MSEEIEGTKTTEETVVNDQNEMDDKVTSPEKVEEAKLKARYPNLGHKPGGSDLLRKRLTKGQKYFDSGDYNMAKAKVKNKQLPAATSEKSGGGEITGDHIPTPQDLPQRKPSLVASKLAG; translated from the exons ATGTCGGAGGAAATTGAGGGGACAAAGACGACGGAGGAGACGGTGGTCAATGACCAGAAT GAGATGGACGACAAGGTGACCAGTCCAGAGAAGGTTGAGGAGGCCAAGTTGAAGGCTCGCTACCCAAACCTGGGGCACAAACCTGGAGGCTCCGACCTGCTACGCAAACGCCTGACCAAGGGG CAAAAGTATTTTGACTCTGGGGACTACAACATGGCCAAGGCCAAGGTGAAGAACAAGCAGCTTCCTGCAGCTACGTCAGAGAAGAGCGGTGGAGGAGAGATCACAGGAGACCATATCCCCACACCTCAGGACCTGCCTCAGAGGAAACCTTCCCTGGTGGCCAGCAAACTGGCCGGCTGA